The genome window ACATCAAGTTCATGCTGCAGGACATTCTCATCACCTACTTCACACTCAAGCCCGCGCTCAATCCGGATTTTGACGAGCACGCCGATCCCATCATCAAGGAGTTGTTCAAGAAAATGGTGGGTGGCATGACCAGCGATGAAGAGATTCAAGAGCAGTACCACAACGTGTACGCCAATGCGCTGGCCTACGGTTACGAGGAAGCGCTGGAAGGGCCGTACAAGCGCGAGGGATTGGATATCTTCAAGGTGGAGGATTGGCCGGTGGACAAGATCAATTTCGTGCCGCAGGAATTGAAAGACAAACTGGTGCCGTATCTCGAAGGCACGTTCGAAACCTTCCGCCGCAACCTCACCGCGCAACAGGGCTGAGAGGGCGCGCTTCAGGCAAATTCGAGAACGATCCAGCCCGCAAGGCCTTTCTGCCCGTTGGTCTCGCGGTTGCCGCCATCCCAGATGGCAATGGCGAGGGCGGTCGGTTGATCCAGCGCGCGGTCCATTTCATCGCCCGTTGTCAACGCGCGTTTGAACACCACCTGCCATCCGGTCTCCGTCCGCATGCCCTGCCCCATTACATCCTGCTGCGCCTGGCGGGTCAGCGTGCTGAATCCTTCCGCATTGAGGTCCTCCACCGGCGACTTGATCGATGCCGGGTCCGAAGACGCTTTCACCAACGCATCGAATTCCACCTGGCGTGCGGCCTTCCATTGCCAGATGTTCACCATCTCCTGCTCGCTGCCCATGGTGATGGGAGGCGGCATCGCACCGGCCTGGAGCGGAAACATGACCGCGGCCTGGTCCGTGTACAAACGGGAATCGTCGAGTCCGTCGTCGCGCGTCGCATCCTCCCATTCCAGCCGCACGGCGAATTCCGTATCGGTGCGCGCCACGCTGAGCGTGACTTGCTTGATGGAAGGATTCGGCCACTGGGGATTGGTGATCAACTGCGGCCCGAGTTCGATCACCGTGCGCGCCGGTCCCTGCTCCGCCGCCCAGAAACTGGACGCGGGCGACAACGGCAGGGTGCCGGAATAACGCACCACCTTGATCTTCTCAATGCACACACCCTCCTGCAGGCAGGCTTCAAAGTCGGTCGCGACCGGATTGCACCCTCCCCACAGTCCTGTCATCAGTAACATCAACAGACAATTCCCAATAGACCGCAACAGCATTTGATTCGTCATGGTTTGCAAAAAGGTGAGGGTTAAAATCCGTGGACGAGGTCGTGCAGGGCCCGGTCGATTTCCGCTGTGTGTGGCCCGACCAGCACCATGTTGAGTCCGCTACGCACGAACAACCGCGCCGCAACCCGGCGGACATCGTCGATCGTGACCTTCTCAATCAACACCCGCTCCTCTTCCACCGAAATCGCCGTGGTGTACAACTGGGCCTGCCCGTAGCGGATCAATTGTTTATAAGGCGAGTCGTATTCCAGTTCGAGTTCGTAGGCATACCGTTTTTTGACAAAGTCGAGTTCTTCTTCGCTCGGTCCTTCG of Nitrospina watsonii contains these proteins:
- a CDS encoding ethylbenzene dehydrogenase-related protein, with the translated sequence MLLMTGLWGGCNPVATDFEACLQEGVCIEKIKVVRYSGTLPLSPASSFWAAEQGPARTVIELGPQLITNPQWPNPSIKQVTLSVARTDTEFAVRLEWEDATRDDGLDDSRLYTDQAAVMFPLQAGAMPPPITMGSEQEMVNIWQWKAARQVEFDALVKASSDPASIKSPVEDLNAEGFSTLTRQAQQDVMGQGMRTETGWQVVFKRALTTGDEMDRALDQPTALAIAIWDGGNRETNGQKGLAGWIVLEFA